The following are from one region of the Variovorax sp. V213 genome:
- a CDS encoding lysophospholipid acyltransferase family protein: MLRRALAIVAGKLIIGAAGLLTGVRAICSGTTPKAEQTLYFANHTSHGDFVLLWATLPPDLRALTRPVAGQDYWMASKVRQFIGADVFNALMIRRDGSGQGGNPVDQMKEALEGGDSLIMFPEGTRNTGDDILLPLKSGLYHLARACPNVRLVPVWIENLKRVLPKGTLVPIPLACTVRFGAPIQLAEGEDKAGFMARARTAMLDLRPEYDRVPEQEKAATTP; the protein is encoded by the coding sequence GTGCTGCGCCGCGCGCTCGCCATCGTCGCGGGCAAGCTGATCATCGGCGCGGCCGGGTTGCTGACGGGCGTGCGTGCCATCTGCAGCGGCACCACGCCCAAGGCCGAGCAGACGCTGTACTTCGCCAATCACACGAGCCATGGCGACTTCGTGCTGCTGTGGGCCACGCTGCCGCCCGACCTGCGCGCGCTGACCCGGCCCGTGGCCGGACAGGACTACTGGATGGCCTCCAAGGTGCGCCAGTTCATCGGCGCCGACGTGTTCAACGCGCTCATGATCCGGCGCGACGGCTCGGGCCAAGGTGGCAACCCGGTCGATCAGATGAAGGAAGCGCTGGAGGGCGGCGACTCGCTCATCATGTTTCCCGAGGGCACGCGCAATACCGGCGACGACATCCTGCTGCCGCTCAAGAGCGGCCTCTATCACCTGGCGCGCGCCTGCCCCAACGTGCGGCTGGTGCCGGTGTGGATCGAGAACCTGAAGCGCGTGCTGCCCAAGGGCACGCTGGTGCCGATTCCGCTCGCATGCACGGTCCGCTTCGGCGCGCCCATCCAGTTGGCCGAAGGCGAGGACAAGGCCGGCTTCATGGCCCGTGCACGCACCG
- a CDS encoding CDP-alcohol phosphatidyltransferase family protein has protein sequence MSIYELKPRFQALLRPLVGRLHAMGITANQVTLAACAVSVALGLWLFFAAPSLAAFGLIPAWMFVRMAFNAIDGMLAREHGQQSKLGAFLNELTDVVSDAALYLPFALVQPFSPFWVGTVIVLAGLSEFAGALGPTVGASRRYDGPLGKSDRAFVFGALGLYVALGWPLPGWTAWLMPLLAVLVGWTVVNRIRRALAEAA, from the coding sequence GTGTCGATCTACGAACTGAAGCCTCGGTTCCAGGCGCTGCTGCGGCCGCTCGTCGGCCGCCTGCATGCCATGGGCATCACCGCCAACCAGGTCACCCTGGCCGCGTGCGCGGTGTCGGTCGCACTCGGGCTCTGGCTTTTCTTCGCCGCCCCCTCGTTGGCCGCCTTCGGGCTCATCCCGGCCTGGATGTTCGTGCGCATGGCCTTCAACGCCATCGACGGCATGCTGGCACGCGAGCACGGGCAGCAAAGCAAGCTCGGCGCCTTCCTCAACGAACTGACCGACGTGGTCTCCGACGCCGCGCTGTACCTGCCGTTTGCGCTGGTGCAGCCGTTCAGCCCGTTCTGGGTCGGCACGGTGATCGTGCTCGCGGGCCTGAGCGAATTCGCGGGGGCGCTGGGCCCCACGGTGGGGGCCTCGCGCCGCTACGACGGGCCGCTCGGCAAGAGCGACCGCGCCTTCGTTTTCGGCGCGCTCGGCCTCTATGTGGCGCTGGGTTGGCCGCTGCCGGGCTGGACGGCGTGGCTGATGCCCCTTCTTGCCGTGCTCGTCGGCTGGACGGTGGTCAACCGCATCCGGCGCGCGCTGGCCGAAGCCGCCTGA
- a CDS encoding phosphatase PAP2/dual specificity phosphatase family protein, which yields MQRPWKRAAAWLVFLGPLFYATYGLANWWATTRAQVPSMAFEWERQVPFWAWTIFPYWTINVFYALSLFLAGSKHTLDRHALRLVSATLIACTCFVLWPLHFSFGQPAVEGAPAFLFNALRGFDQPYNQAPSLHIALAVILWDWYRQFLRAAWARVVLHVWAFAICASVLTTWQHHFIDIPTGALLGLLCVWLWPLERMVSMPRAWQCTRDPQRWKLAGFYAAGAALFLAVALYGGGVLLWLAWPAASLALVALNYIGFGARGFQMDGRGRMGWAARWILAPYRLGAAVNAWLWTRKLPASVEVVPGLRLGRLPTKAEWVAAGRPRLVSLCAELQTPSGVPHARCVPILDLTVPPTVRLQRAAAVIEGQHLKADGAPVWVCCALGFSRSAAATIAWLGRYGSAGGLAQAESAVRLARPQIVLRREWMTSLEPLNAVPEAPPHD from the coding sequence GTGCAGCGCCCCTGGAAGCGGGCCGCCGCATGGCTGGTGTTCCTGGGGCCGCTGTTCTATGCGACCTACGGCCTTGCCAACTGGTGGGCCACCACGCGCGCGCAGGTGCCCTCGATGGCCTTCGAATGGGAGCGGCAGGTGCCCTTCTGGGCCTGGACCATCTTTCCGTACTGGACGATCAACGTCTTCTACGCGCTCTCGCTCTTTCTTGCGGGCAGCAAGCACACGCTTGATCGGCATGCACTGCGGCTGGTGAGCGCGACGCTCATCGCCTGCACCTGCTTCGTCCTCTGGCCGCTGCATTTCAGCTTCGGGCAGCCGGCGGTGGAAGGCGCGCCGGCGTTCCTCTTCAATGCCCTGCGCGGCTTCGACCAGCCCTACAACCAGGCGCCTTCGCTGCACATTGCACTGGCCGTGATCCTGTGGGACTGGTATCGCCAGTTCCTGCGCGCTGCCTGGGCAAGGGTGGTGCTCCATGTGTGGGCCTTTGCCATCTGCGCGTCGGTGCTCACGACCTGGCAGCACCACTTCATCGACATTCCCACGGGCGCGCTGCTCGGTCTGCTCTGCGTCTGGCTGTGGCCGCTCGAGCGCATGGTTTCGATGCCGCGCGCCTGGCAATGCACGCGCGATCCGCAGCGCTGGAAGCTCGCGGGCTTCTACGCCGCCGGTGCGGCCCTGTTCCTTGCCGTCGCGCTCTACGGTGGCGGTGTGCTGCTGTGGCTTGCGTGGCCGGCGGCCTCGCTGGCTCTGGTGGCGCTCAACTACATCGGCTTCGGCGCCCGCGGCTTCCAGATGGATGGCCGCGGCCGCATGGGCTGGGCCGCGCGCTGGATCCTTGCGCCCTATCGGCTCGGCGCGGCCGTCAACGCATGGCTCTGGACGCGCAAGCTGCCGGCTTCGGTCGAAGTGGTGCCTGGCCTGCGTCTGGGGCGCTTGCCGACGAAGGCCGAATGGGTTGCCGCCGGCCGGCCGCGGCTCGTGAGCCTGTGCGCCGAGCTGCAGACACCCAGCGGTGTGCCGCATGCGCGCTGCGTGCCGATACTCGACCTGACCGTGCCGCCGACCGTGCGGCTGCAACGCGCTGCGGCGGTCATCGAAGGCCAGCACCTCAAGGCCGACGGCGCGCCGGTATGGGTGTGTTGCGCGCTGGGCTTTTCGCGCAGTGCGGCTGCAACGATCGCTTGGCTGGGCCGCTATGGATCGGCGGGCGGCCTGGCGCAGGCCGAAAGCGCGGTGCGCCTCGCGCGTCCGCAGATCGTGCTGCGACGCGAATGGATGACATCGCTGGAGCCCCTGAACGCCGTGCCGGAGGCACCGCCCCATGACTGA
- a CDS encoding bifunctional alpha/beta hydrolase/class I SAM-dependent methyltransferase, whose protein sequence is MTDTNTTPRIPQERQFRTHDGESLFYRHWPATGAARRGAIVLFHRGHEHGARMAHLVDELDLPDFDFFAWDARGHGRSPGQRGYSPSFATSVRDVQTFVQHIGSAHGVPEHDIHVIAQSVGAVLVSTWAHDYAPKVRGLTLASPAFKVKLYVPFARAGLGLMHKLRGLFFVNSYVKAKFLTHDPERIASYESDPLISRPIAVNILLGLYEAADRVVADANAITLPVQLLISGADWVVHHKPQHQFFERLGSAIKTKVELPGFFHDTLGEKDRAPAVQAIREFILQLFDQPPAPVDLRAAHLSGNTADESRALAEPLAPLSARGAYWAMTRAGLRIGGKLSSGIALGHATGFDSGSTLDYVYRNHPEGKGPLGRSIDNTYLNSIGWRGIRQRKIHVEELIRIAMERLAEMHREVRVMDIAAGHGRYVLDAVLASPVKASSILLRDYSDINVRDGRALIAEKGLEDVAQFVQADAFDRISLATVTPRPTLAVVSGLYELFPDNEMVRRSLAGVGDAVEDRGYLVYTGQPWHPQLEMIARALTSHRQGEAWVMRRRTQAEMDQLVEEAGFRKIDQRVDEWGIFTVSLAVRVA, encoded by the coding sequence ATGACCGACACCAACACCACCCCCCGCATTCCGCAGGAGCGCCAGTTCCGCACGCACGACGGCGAATCGCTCTTCTACCGGCATTGGCCGGCCACCGGCGCTGCGCGCCGCGGCGCCATCGTGCTGTTCCACCGCGGCCACGAGCACGGCGCGCGCATGGCGCACCTGGTCGACGAACTCGACCTGCCCGACTTCGACTTCTTCGCCTGGGACGCGCGCGGCCACGGCCGCTCGCCGGGCCAGCGCGGCTACAGCCCGAGCTTTGCCACCTCGGTGCGCGACGTGCAGACCTTCGTCCAGCACATCGGCAGCGCGCACGGCGTGCCGGAGCACGACATCCACGTGATTGCGCAGAGCGTGGGGGCGGTGCTGGTCTCCACCTGGGCACACGACTACGCGCCCAAGGTGCGCGGGCTCACGCTGGCCTCGCCGGCCTTCAAGGTCAAGCTCTACGTGCCTTTCGCGCGCGCCGGGCTGGGCCTGATGCACAAGCTGCGCGGCCTGTTCTTCGTCAACAGCTATGTGAAGGCGAAGTTCCTCACGCACGACCCCGAGCGCATTGCGAGCTACGAGAGCGATCCGCTGATCTCGCGGCCCATCGCCGTCAACATCCTGCTCGGCCTCTACGAAGCGGCCGACCGCGTGGTGGCCGATGCCAATGCCATCACCTTGCCGGTGCAGTTGCTGATCTCGGGCGCGGACTGGGTGGTGCACCACAAGCCGCAGCACCAGTTCTTCGAGCGGCTGGGCAGCGCCATCAAGACCAAGGTGGAGCTGCCGGGCTTCTTCCACGACACGCTGGGCGAGAAAGACCGCGCGCCGGCAGTGCAGGCGATCCGCGAGTTCATTCTTCAGCTGTTCGACCAGCCGCCGGCGCCGGTCGACCTGCGCGCCGCGCACCTGAGCGGCAACACCGCCGACGAATCGCGAGCGCTGGCCGAGCCGCTGGCGCCCCTGTCGGCACGCGGCGCCTATTGGGCCATGACGCGCGCCGGCCTGCGCATCGGCGGCAAGCTGTCGAGCGGCATCGCGCTCGGCCATGCCACCGGCTTCGACTCGGGCAGCACGCTCGACTATGTCTACCGCAACCACCCGGAAGGCAAGGGGCCGCTGGGCCGCTCCATCGACAACACCTACCTGAACTCGATCGGCTGGCGCGGCATCCGGCAGCGCAAGATCCATGTCGAGGAGCTGATCCGCATTGCCATGGAGCGCCTGGCCGAGATGCACCGCGAGGTGCGCGTGATGGACATCGCGGCCGGCCATGGCCGCTACGTGCTCGACGCGGTGCTTGCGAGCCCCGTCAAGGCCAGCTCGATCCTGCTGCGCGACTACAGCGACATCAACGTGCGCGACGGCCGCGCGCTGATCGCCGAAAAGGGCCTGGAAGACGTGGCGCAGTTCGTCCAGGCCGACGCCTTCGACCGCATCAGCCTGGCCACCGTGACACCGCGCCCCACGCTGGCCGTGGTGTCGGGCCTCTACGAGCTGTTCCCCGACAACGAAATGGTGCGGCGTTCGCTCGCGGGCGTGGGCGACGCGGTGGAAGACCGCGGCTATCTGGTCTACACCGGGCAGCCCTGGCACCCGCAGCTCGAGATGATTGCGCGCGCGCTCACCAGCCACCGCCAGGGCGAAGCCTGGGTGATGCGCCGCCGCACGCAGGCCGAGATGGACCAGCTGGTGGAGGAAGCGGGCTTCCGCAAGATCGACCAGCGCGTCGACGAGTGGGGCATCTTCACCGTCTCGCTCGCGGTGCGGGTGGCATGA